The Pseudalkalibacillus hwajinpoensis DNA window TACTGCAGTCAATCCGCGTAAAAGAGATTCTACATGTCGGCCAAGATAACTTGACCATATAGAAAAGCCTGTAAGTGAAATTTTCAAAAAATAAAAAACATTCACACGCAGATGCAATTATAGCACATGAAATTAGGATAAATTTTATTGACGTAGTTTTTTCGAAGTTTGTAATATAAAAAAACACTTGTAATAAAGTGTTTTTTGAATTGTTATCATTATATTAGAATATGTTTTTGATTGTTTGAAAATGGATGCTTATCTTCGAAAATTTAAAAGTGTGTTGCTAAAATTGGCATTCTGTTCAAATAAATTCCAGCTTTTTCGGAATACTTATTTAGGACATTATTTTTTAAAAGGGATTTACCAAAGGCAAATCCTTATCTGAGGATTATTGTTTCAAATCATCGCTTAATCATTGAAAATCATTAATTAAAGTTTAAATTTATTTTATGTAATAAAAGATCAGGTGCTGAAATGCAGCTTTGTCATATACCATTTGATGATTATGTTTCTAAAACCAGATCTGCTTTCTCAAAAAATAAGGCCGATTATTCGGCCCCATTATCGATTCATCCATTCTCTCAATTCATTTGTCATTTGTTCAACCAATTCTGGCCTTCCGTGAAATTGTGCGGGTGTATTTTGAAACAATTCAATTTTCCACCCTTCTGCATGCTTGACAGCGATTAGCGTGTGGTGAGTATTCACCTCTGGTTTAATGTCAGATTCACCCGGCGGGATCATCCCCGCAATTGCTCTAAGGATAGCCACATCTTTACCTATGAAGCGAACATCCTTTACTTTTGATAGATAAGGAGCTGTCGGATGATTTTTGAAAATCGGACTTAAGTGAGCTAGGATTTCCCGTGGACCAACTGAGTGACTTCCATCAAATCCGATTATTTCTCCATCCTCTGTAAACAAACGAGCCATCCCTTCTGCATTACGATCATTCCAGGCACCTATAAGTAGCTCGTAAACACCATTGACCAATTTCATTTTCTCTGCTTCCATAATTCTCCCCCATTTCAATTTCTTATATAACTATACCTGTTTTTTATGTAAGGCAACACCCATTCGAACCACTAAAGCAACTCGTACAAGGCTCAATCAGCACCTTTTATTGATGTTTAACTTCTTCGTTTTCTCATTCACATAAGCATAAATAATGTCCTTAACTTGAACATGATTCGCTTCAAGTTGATCCATTAACCATTCCCTCGTTTTCCCTAGCAGTTCAAGATTTTTCAATTGAACTTTCCCATCAATCACAACCGAGATCGGCAATCCTTCGTCATCTATGGATATCTCTAAATGCTGTACCGTGACAGGAGTATTCCCAACTTTTGGGATCACACTAACTTCTCCAATTGGCTCAAGCATGGCATAATCAATATCAGCAATTTTAGGATAACCTTTACTTCTTAAAATGGAGAGAAGCTGTGCGACTGATAATCTGGATTTTTCAATATTGTCTTCCACAATTTCACCGTGCTTCACAAGAATCGTTGGTTCTCCGAGAAAGAAATGGTTTCCCATTTGCCATAGCGTTAACTTAGAAAATAGAATATGCAGCGTTACAAGAATCACTAAGGCATAAATCGTTGGCCAAAATTCTGTACTAATTAAAGGCTCAGATGCTACAGTGCCAACGATGATAATAGCGACTAAATCATAGGGTGTCATCTGGACGATTGTTGACTTTCCCATTAACCTCATAATCGCAATTGTAACGAG harbors:
- a CDS encoding DUF421 domain-containing protein — encoded protein: MILPIKILTLYLVTIAIMRLMGKSTIVQMTPYDLVAIIIVGTVASEPLISTEFWPTIYALVILVTLHILFSKLTLWQMGNHFFLGEPTILVKHGEIVEDNIEKSRLSVAQLLSILRSKGYPKIADIDYAMLEPIGEVSVIPKVGNTPVTVQHLEISIDDEGLPISVVIDGKVQLKNLELLGKTREWLMDQLEANHVQVKDIIYAYVNEKTKKLNINKRC
- a CDS encoding SgcJ/EcaC family oxidoreductase, whose protein sequence is MEAEKMKLVNGVYELLIGAWNDRNAEGMARLFTEDGEIIGFDGSHSVGPREILAHLSPIFKNHPTAPYLSKVKDVRFIGKDVAILRAIAGMIPPGESDIKPEVNTHHTLIAVKHAEGWKIELFQNTPAQFHGRPELVEQMTNELREWMNR